A single region of the Acetivibrio cellulolyticus CD2 genome encodes:
- a CDS encoding AMP-binding protein produces the protein MLEKYIHRTEFTSYEDFVENFKINVPDNFNFAYDVVDEIAANNPDRVAIVWCDEKGAEATFTFGQLKHYSDKTANFFKKAGIGKGDPVMLILKRRYEFWFAILALHKIGAICIPATHLLTSKDLVYRNNAADIKMIVSVAEDEVIKHIEDSMAKSPSLKAKALVGGTREGWYDFTKEVEEASSEFTKPVGDNAPQNDDTMLLYFTSGTTGMPKMVRHNFMYPLGHIPTAKYWQNVQEGGLHLTVADTGWAKAVWGKIYGQWMAGSAVFVYDYDKFVPKELLSVICKHGVTTFCAPPTIYRFFIKEDLTQFDLSKLKYCAIAGEPLNPEVYNQFLNLTGIKLMEGYGQTELTVVLGTYPWMEPKPGSMGKPTPGYDVDIIDENGKSCEVGEEGQIVIRTGKRMPVGIFGGYYRDEALTNKVWHDDIYYTGDMAWKDEDGYYWFVGRADDVIKSSGYRIGPFEVESALLEHPAVLECAITAVPDPVRGQIVKATVVLTKKYSASEALVKELQDHVKRVTAPYKYPRIIEFVEELPKTISGKIRRVEIRQKDS, from the coding sequence ATGCTAGAAAAATATATTCACCGGACAGAATTTACTTCATATGAGGATTTTGTTGAGAATTTTAAAATAAACGTACCGGACAACTTTAATTTTGCCTATGATGTTGTCGATGAAATTGCTGCAAATAACCCAGACAGAGTCGCAATAGTCTGGTGCGATGAAAAAGGCGCTGAAGCAACCTTTACTTTTGGGCAGCTAAAACACTATAGTGATAAAACCGCTAATTTTTTTAAAAAAGCCGGCATTGGAAAAGGCGACCCTGTAATGTTAATACTAAAAAGACGCTATGAGTTCTGGTTTGCCATTCTTGCACTGCATAAGATAGGCGCAATATGTATTCCTGCAACACATCTTCTTACTTCAAAGGACCTAGTTTACAGGAATAACGCTGCTGATATAAAAATGATAGTTTCTGTAGCTGAGGATGAAGTTATAAAACATATAGAAGATTCTATGGCTAAATCTCCTTCTCTGAAAGCTAAAGCACTTGTTGGAGGTACCAGGGAAGGTTGGTACGACTTTACTAAAGAAGTAGAAGAAGCATCTTCAGAATTTACCAAACCTGTAGGTGACAATGCACCCCAAAATGATGATACAATGCTCTTATATTTCACATCAGGAACAACAGGTATGCCTAAAATGGTTAGGCACAATTTCATGTACCCATTAGGTCACATTCCTACCGCAAAGTACTGGCAAAATGTTCAGGAAGGTGGCCTGCATCTTACCGTTGCAGACACCGGATGGGCTAAAGCAGTATGGGGCAAAATTTATGGACAGTGGATGGCTGGAAGTGCAGTTTTCGTATATGATTATGATAAATTTGTCCCAAAAGAGCTCTTAAGTGTTATATGCAAACATGGTGTAACAACATTTTGTGCTCCTCCTACTATATACAGGTTCTTTATAAAAGAAGACCTGACGCAGTTCGATTTAAGTAAACTTAAATATTGTGCTATAGCTGGCGAACCTTTAAACCCCGAAGTCTATAACCAGTTCCTTAACCTGACCGGTATAAAACTCATGGAAGGTTATGGCCAAACAGAGTTGACTGTAGTATTAGGAACCTATCCATGGATGGAACCAAAACCAGGTTCAATGGGTAAGCCAACACCAGGATATGATGTTGATATAATTGATGAAAACGGAAAATCCTGCGAAGTTGGTGAAGAAGGCCAGATAGTTATAAGAACAGGAAAGCGCATGCCTGTAGGTATATTTGGAGGATACTACAGAGATGAAGCACTAACCAATAAGGTATGGCATGATGATATATATTATACCGGAGATATGGCCTGGAAAGATGAAGATGGCTATTACTGGTTCGTAGGAAGGGCAGACGATGTAATCAAAAGCTCAGGATATAGAATCGGACCTTTTGAAGTTGAAAGTGCTTTATTGGAACACCCTGCTGTATTAGAGTGCGCCATAACAGCAGTTCCAGATCCGGTTAGAGGACAGATTGTCAAAGCTACAGTGGTGTTAACAAAAAAATATTCCGCCAGTGAAGCTCTTGTTAAGGAACTGCAAGATCACGTAAAAAGGGTAACTGCTCCTTATAAGTATCCTAGGATAATCGAATTCGTAGAGGAACTTCCAAAAACTATCAGTGGTAAAATTCGTAGAGTTGAAATACGTCAAAAAGATTCTTAA
- the htpG gene encoding molecular chaperone HtpG: MNHQSGTISINTENIFPIIKKWLYSEKDIFVRELVSNGSDAISKLKKLTTIGEANINSDEKYFIKVVVDGNKKTIQIIDNGLGMTEEEVNKYINQIAFSGAKDFVEKYKDKADDSQIIGHFGLGFYSAFMVSDKVQIDTLSYQDGAQAVRWASDGGTEFEMDKSDRTERGTTVTLYISEDSKEFLESYKVREILVKYFSFLPYELYLEDTNEKKDVEDVEGGKSEESKPEEPKPLNDTNPLWLKNPKDCTDEEYKDFYRKVFFDYNEPLFWIHLNMDYPFNLKGILYFPKLKHEFDTMEGQIKLFYNQVFVADNIKEVIPEFLMLLKGTIDCPDLPLNVSRSFLQNDGYVSKISTHITKKVADKLISLFEKDREVFNKYWDDINPFVKFGCIKEKKFFEKVKDIVIFKTTKDEYVTLKEYLEHNKEKHENKVFYVTDERQQAQYIKLFKEQGMEAVILSTLIDSHFIQYLEMEEKDVKFLRIDSDISDSLKNTDDNKDDEAVKELAESIEKVFKGSLNNESLKVQVEALKSESVPAMILLSEQSRRMQEMARNYGSFNFGGMYGNDETLVLNRNNSLIRSLLSLKDKEDRKEDVKLICEHVYDLALMGHKSLEPEAMTKFIERSNLILSRLAKEESK; encoded by the coding sequence ATGAATCACCAAAGTGGAACTATATCCATAAATACAGAAAATATTTTTCCAATTATAAAGAAATGGCTTTACTCCGAAAAGGACATTTTTGTACGTGAACTTGTTTCGAACGGAAGTGATGCCATAAGCAAGCTGAAAAAGCTTACAACAATTGGAGAAGCAAATATCAATAGTGATGAGAAGTATTTTATAAAAGTTGTTGTGGATGGAAATAAAAAGACCATACAGATAATAGACAACGGGTTGGGAATGACTGAAGAAGAGGTAAACAAATATATCAATCAGATTGCTTTTTCGGGAGCAAAGGATTTTGTTGAAAAGTACAAGGATAAGGCTGATGACAGCCAGATCATAGGACACTTCGGTTTAGGTTTTTACTCAGCTTTTATGGTATCTGACAAGGTGCAGATTGACACTCTTTCCTACCAGGACGGAGCACAGGCAGTAAGATGGGCAAGTGATGGCGGTACTGAGTTTGAAATGGATAAATCTGATAGAACGGAGAGAGGTACTACTGTTACTTTATATATTTCGGAAGACAGCAAGGAATTTCTTGAAAGCTACAAAGTTAGGGAAATACTTGTAAAATATTTCTCATTTTTACCCTATGAATTGTACTTAGAAGATACTAATGAGAAAAAGGATGTTGAGGATGTAGAGGGAGGAAAGTCTGAGGAGTCAAAGCCTGAGGAGCCAAAGCCTCTTAATGATACAAATCCTTTGTGGCTCAAGAATCCTAAGGATTGCACCGATGAAGAATATAAGGATTTTTACAGAAAAGTATTCTTTGACTACAACGAGCCTTTATTCTGGATACACTTAAATATGGATTATCCATTTAACCTTAAGGGCATTTTATATTTCCCTAAATTAAAGCATGAATTTGATACTATGGAAGGGCAGATAAAACTTTTCTACAACCAGGTATTTGTGGCTGACAATATTAAAGAAGTAATACCGGAATTTTTGATGCTGCTTAAAGGAACAATTGACTGTCCTGATCTGCCTCTTAATGTATCAAGAAGCTTTTTGCAAAACGATGGGTATGTTAGCAAAATTTCAACACACATAACAAAAAAGGTTGCTGATAAGCTTATCTCACTTTTTGAGAAGGACCGTGAAGTCTTTAATAAATACTGGGATGATATAAACCCATTTGTTAAATTTGGATGTATAAAGGAAAAGAAATTCTTTGAAAAAGTTAAAGATATTGTAATCTTTAAGACTACTAAAGATGAATATGTTACATTGAAGGAATACTTGGAACATAACAAGGAAAAGCATGAGAACAAGGTATTTTATGTTACTGATGAAAGGCAGCAGGCTCAATATATCAAGTTATTCAAAGAACAGGGTATGGAAGCTGTTATTCTTTCAACCTTGATCGACAGCCACTTTATTCAGTATCTTGAAATGGAAGAGAAGGACGTAAAGTTCTTGCGTATAGATTCTGATATCAGTGACAGCTTAAAGAATACGGATGATAACAAAGATGATGAGGCTGTAAAAGAATTAGCTGAAAGCATTGAAAAAGTATTTAAGGGCAGCCTGAATAATGAGAGCTTGAAGGTTCAGGTTGAAGCATTGAAGTCAGAATCAGTTCCTGCAATGATACTTTTGTCAGAACAATCAAGAAGAATGCAGGAAATGGCTAGAAATTACGGCAGCTTTAATTTTGGCGGTATGTATGGTAATGATGAAACCCTTGTACTGAACAGAAATAACAGTTTGATTCGTTCATTGCTTAGTCTTAAGGATAAAGAAGATAGGAAGGAAGACGTTAAGCTTATCTGCGAACACGTATATGACCTTGCACTAATGGGTCACAAGTCTCTTGAGCCTGAAGCTATGACAAAATTTATCGAGAGAAGCAATTTGATTCTTTCAAGACTTGCCAAAGAAGAGTCAAAATAA
- a CDS encoding DUF6382 domain-containing protein, whose protein sequence is MENAIKDRFIFTYESGVTGSFLVASTNKNESIVEFQVNMLSKNPNKYILPLDVRRNNDRINIYYNITSKLSLSQYLKRNRLSKNEFIGIFSGIVKTLLNSKSFLLSDKSFLLDEEYIYISPDTMCISLVYLPFKLDIDITKALKDFAMNFVVYSANIYEEDSDSFLQQVLSFLKKDTFNILDFDRFLKEIKRSTAPETEIELQKPSGITEDRQVRVQVEKQPLKEEMVKQNGPKIEIPKPKSVADKDAKRGLNVNNNAVNGEGKKFEGLLADQNILKSFGSSPNIVIGAVIQAVLLIAVLVLFLTGTLDRLGNDKVSTVFGLLLICGAVSYFMWKKVLEIKFTENKVVENASDKNRTEKSKTGSKVNMPPVIKPTRTPKFNDPDATGPRELKKVVLPENRGMNRIDTIHNAYSENPQQEKNREGAGEIKHADEPVMINSNVNETVYLGSAIINNPHLKVFKDGIMEEVVINKPSFIIGRLDGQVDYVHSNNAIGKMHAEIITRAGCYYLKDLNSKNGTYINGKRLESNKEYEIRNNDKITLANSEFIFIVL, encoded by the coding sequence ATGGAAAATGCAATTAAAGACAGGTTTATCTTCACTTATGAAAGTGGTGTAACCGGAAGCTTTTTGGTTGCAAGTACTAATAAAAATGAGAGTATTGTGGAATTTCAAGTGAATATGCTGTCAAAAAATCCGAACAAGTATATTTTACCCTTGGATGTAAGGCGGAATAATGACAGAATTAATATATATTACAATATTACTTCAAAATTATCATTGTCACAATATTTAAAACGTAATAGGTTAAGTAAAAATGAATTTATAGGTATTTTTTCAGGTATTGTAAAAACACTTTTGAATTCTAAAAGTTTTTTGCTCTCTGACAAATCGTTTTTATTAGATGAAGAATATATCTATATCAGTCCTGATACAATGTGCATTTCACTTGTATACCTACCATTTAAATTAGATATTGATATAACCAAAGCTTTAAAGGATTTTGCAATGAATTTTGTAGTATATAGCGCAAATATCTATGAAGAGGATAGTGATAGCTTTTTACAGCAGGTTTTAAGCTTTCTAAAGAAAGATACATTTAATATATTGGATTTTGATAGGTTTTTAAAGGAAATCAAAAGAAGTACTGCGCCTGAAACAGAGATTGAATTGCAAAAGCCGTCAGGTATTACTGAAGACAGGCAAGTAAGAGTACAGGTGGAGAAGCAACCTCTGAAAGAGGAGATGGTGAAGCAGAATGGACCAAAGATAGAGATTCCTAAGCCAAAGTCCGTTGCAGATAAAGATGCTAAAAGAGGTTTAAACGTCAATAATAATGCAGTAAACGGTGAAGGGAAAAAGTTTGAAGGCCTTCTAGCGGATCAAAATATTTTAAAGAGTTTTGGCAGCAGCCCTAATATTGTTATAGGTGCTGTGATACAAGCGGTATTATTAATAGCTGTTTTAGTGCTATTTCTGACAGGAACGCTTGACCGCCTTGGTAACGATAAAGTTTCTACAGTTTTTGGGCTTTTGCTAATTTGTGGAGCAGTTAGCTACTTTATGTGGAAGAAAGTACTTGAGATAAAATTTACAGAGAATAAAGTCGTAGAGAATGCAAGTGATAAGAATAGAACTGAAAAGAGTAAAACTGGAAGTAAAGTCAATATGCCTCCGGTTATAAAGCCAACAAGAACACCGAAATTCAATGACCCTGATGCAACTGGACCTAGAGAACTTAAAAAAGTTGTTTTGCCAGAAAATAGAGGAATGAACAGAATTGACACCATACATAATGCTTATTCTGAAAATCCACAACAAGAAAAAAATAGGGAAGGTGCTGGTGAAATAAAGCATGCAGATGAACCAGTTATGATAAATAGTAATGTGAATGAGACTGTTTATTTGGGAAGCGCAATCATAAATAATCCGCATCTTAAGGTTTTTAAGGATGGCATTATGGAAGAAGTTGTAATAAACAAGCCAAGCTTTATTATTGGAAGGCTGGATGGACAGGTGGATTATGTACATTCAAACAATGCTATAGGAAAAATGCATGCCGAAATTATTACCCGTGCAGGGTGCTATTATTTAAAGGATTTGAATTCAAAAAACGGTACATATATAAACGGTAAAAGACTAGAAAGCAATAAAGAATATGAGATAAGAAACAACGATAAGATTACTCTTGCAAACAGTGAATTTATATTTATAGTACTGTAA
- a CDS encoding Fur family transcriptional regulator — MEKSPNYDLILAQIGCKNTKSRKVIIEVLEKSDIPLSAEEIFLRVKDSGASTNLSTVYRTLDLMENKGLLEKCVMSDGRARYQLILEGHKHHITCTSCHKSVSINICPLENLERDVGNKTDFNITGHRLELYGLCPKCRKKE, encoded by the coding sequence ATGGAAAAAAGTCCGAACTATGACTTGATACTTGCACAAATCGGATGCAAAAATACTAAATCCAGAAAGGTAATAATTGAAGTACTTGAGAAATCAGATATACCTCTGTCAGCTGAAGAAATTTTTCTTCGGGTCAAGGATTCTGGAGCCTCTACAAACCTTTCAACTGTTTATAGAACTCTTGATCTGATGGAGAACAAAGGGTTACTGGAAAAGTGCGTTATGAGTGACGGTAGAGCGAGGTATCAGCTTATTCTTGAAGGTCATAAACATCATATAACATGTACCAGTTGCCATAAATCCGTATCAATTAATATTTGCCCTCTTGAAAACCTTGAAAGAGATGTAGGAAATAAAACGGATTTTAATATAACTGGTCATAGGTTGGAATTATACGGTCTTTGTCCAAAGTGCAGAAAAAAAGAGTAA
- a CDS encoding A24 family peptidase has protein sequence MIVKCFEGTVLLFIALISDIKSYKIRNKVTLTFVTVGMLTNFCISGYKGLLDALLGTVIPIILLIVLYALRMLGAGDIKLFSALGAIFGVEYIFAIMGYSFIAGGIIASGFIIAKRNSKDRARHLFNYFKLVFLTQSFKPYTEFEDKDDNGKFRFAYAVFMGTFSFVVNKLLIWSLH, from the coding sequence ATAATAGTTAAGTGTTTTGAGGGCACTGTTCTTTTATTTATAGCACTGATAAGTGATATTAAAAGTTATAAAATAAGAAATAAAGTGACCTTAACTTTTGTGACAGTTGGTATGCTGACAAACTTTTGTATTTCAGGATATAAAGGTCTATTGGACGCCCTTCTTGGCACTGTTATTCCTATTATATTATTAATTGTACTATATGCTCTCAGGATGCTTGGCGCTGGTGATATAAAGCTTTTTAGCGCATTGGGCGCTATTTTCGGTGTGGAATACATTTTTGCTATTATGGGATATTCATTTATTGCAGGTGGAATAATAGCATCAGGATTTATAATTGCAAAAAGAAATTCAAAGGACAGAGCCAGACACTTATTCAATTATTTCAAATTGGTGTTTCTGACACAAAGCTTTAAGCCATATACAGAATTTGAAGACAAGGATGATAATGGAAAGTTCCGTTTTGCATATGCGGTGTTTATGGGGACTTTCTCTTTTGTTGTTAATAAGTTACTAATATGGAGTTTGCATTAA
- a CDS encoding helix-turn-helix domain-containing protein, giving the protein MSEQIKQISRRIKELREISEISPESLSKELNISIETYLEYESGNIDIPVSFLYGIANKFNVELAAILTGDAPRLHTYSVVRKDSGVSVDRRKEYKYQSLAYNFVHKKAEPFMVTVEPDSDPKVHYNSHPGQEFNYVIEGTLKVIINGHEIILNEGDSLFFDSGVNHGMKAMNDKTARFLAIIL; this is encoded by the coding sequence ATGTCAGAGCAAATTAAGCAAATCAGCAGGAGAATTAAAGAACTTCGTGAGATTTCCGAAATATCACCAGAGTCCTTATCTAAAGAACTTAACATTTCTATTGAGACTTATCTTGAATATGAAAGCGGAAATATAGATATTCCTGTAAGTTTCCTTTACGGAATTGCCAATAAGTTTAATGTCGAACTTGCTGCAATTCTTACAGGGGATGCTCCAAGGCTTCATACATATTCCGTCGTACGTAAAGACAGCGGTGTAAGTGTTGACCGAAGGAAAGAATATAAGTACCAGAGCCTAGCATATAATTTCGTGCACAAAAAAGCAGAACCTTTTATGGTTACTGTTGAACCTGACTCTGATCCGAAGGTACACTATAATTCACATCCAGGTCAGGAATTTAATTATGTTATCGAAGGAACTTTAAAAGTAATAATTAATGGCCATGAAATCATCTTAAATGAAGGTGACTCACTTTTCTTTGATTCCGGAGTAAACCATGGAATGAAAGCTATGAATGACAAAACTGCTAGGTTTTTAGCAATAATTTTATAA